One Parasphingorhabdus cellanae genomic region harbors:
- a CDS encoding enoyl-CoA hydratase-related protein, which translates to MTYETILTEKKGQVTLITLNRPKSLNALNSQVLDELIGAFAAFEADETQLCAVLTGSGDKAFAAGADIKEMYEKSAADFYLEDFFSKWTSQIVKTTRKPWIAAVNGFALGGGCELAMMADFIIASENAKFGQPEIKLGVAPGMGGSQRLTRAVGKSKSMDMCLTGRMMDAEEAERSGLAARVVPHDQLVDEAIKAAATIASMPPMAIQVNKEMVNAAFETNLDQGLLHERRLFQILTATEDKAEGMAAFIEKREGNWKGR; encoded by the coding sequence ATGACCTACGAAACAATTCTGACCGAAAAAAAGGGCCAGGTAACGCTGATTACCCTGAACCGACCAAAGTCGCTAAACGCGCTGAATAGCCAGGTTCTGGATGAATTAATCGGTGCTTTCGCGGCCTTTGAAGCGGACGAAACCCAGCTTTGTGCCGTGCTCACCGGGTCCGGCGACAAGGCCTTTGCCGCTGGCGCGGATATCAAGGAAATGTATGAAAAATCTGCAGCTGATTTCTATCTGGAGGATTTTTTCTCCAAATGGACCAGTCAGATTGTCAAGACGACGCGCAAGCCTTGGATTGCCGCCGTGAACGGCTTCGCATTGGGAGGTGGTTGCGAATTGGCCATGATGGCGGACTTCATCATTGCCAGCGAAAACGCCAAATTCGGCCAGCCGGAAATCAAACTGGGCGTTGCACCGGGCATGGGCGGGTCACAGCGCCTGACCCGCGCTGTGGGCAAATCGAAATCTATGGACATGTGCCTGACCGGCCGAATGATGGACGCAGAAGAAGCGGAACGATCGGGCCTGGCGGCGCGGGTTGTGCCGCATGACCAACTTGTCGATGAAGCCATCAAGGCGGCTGCCACAATTGCCTCGATGCCGCCCATGGCTATTCAGGTGAACAAGGAAATGGTCAATGCAGCCTTTGAAACGAACCTTGACCAAGGCCTGTTGCATGAACGGCGTCTGTTCCAGATTCTAACCGCTACCGAAGACAAGGCCGAGGGCATGGCTGCGTTTATCGAAAAGCGCGAAGGCAATTGGAAGGGGCGCTAA
- the mmsB gene encoding 3-hydroxyisobutyrate dehydrogenase: MKIGFIGLGNMGGGMAANLAKAGHEVHAFDLSGEALAKAGEAGCHPVSDAADAVRGMEAVVTMLPAGKHVRAVYANDVVINAGPGMLVLDCSTIDVDSARDVAEMAKAKGILPVDAPVSGGIAAANGGTLTFMVGGSEEAFNRAEPILSDMGKAVIHAGDNGAGQAAKICNNMLLGASMIATCETFKMAEKLGLDLQNFYDISSKASGQNWSMTSYCPVPGVGPQSPADNGYEGGFAAALMLKDLRLAMEAAQSAGAQVPMGEKAVALYEQYAEGEEQGGMDFSGIIKMLDKG, encoded by the coding sequence ATGAAAATCGGATTTATCGGTCTCGGCAATATGGGCGGCGGGATGGCTGCCAATCTGGCGAAGGCGGGGCATGAAGTGCATGCCTTTGACTTGTCTGGTGAAGCGCTCGCTAAAGCGGGAGAAGCCGGTTGTCATCCTGTCAGCGACGCCGCCGATGCGGTACGAGGCATGGAAGCTGTCGTCACCATGCTGCCGGCGGGCAAGCATGTCCGCGCCGTCTATGCCAATGATGTGGTGATCAACGCCGGGCCCGGGATGCTGGTTCTCGATTGTTCGACGATTGACGTGGATAGCGCGCGCGATGTCGCGGAAATGGCTAAGGCCAAAGGAATTCTGCCAGTTGATGCGCCTGTTTCGGGCGGTATTGCCGCGGCCAATGGCGGCACACTGACTTTTATGGTCGGTGGTAGCGAGGAGGCGTTTAATCGCGCTGAGCCAATTTTATCCGATATGGGCAAGGCTGTGATTCACGCCGGGGATAATGGCGCGGGACAAGCAGCGAAAATATGCAACAACATGCTGCTCGGCGCATCGATGATTGCAACCTGCGAGACCTTTAAAATGGCCGAAAAGCTTGGGCTTGATCTCCAGAATTTCTACGATATCTCATCCAAGGCTTCGGGCCAGAACTGGTCGATGACAAGCTATTGTCCGGTACCCGGTGTTGGCCCGCAAAGCCCGGCGGATAATGGCTATGAGGGCGGTTTTGCAGCCGCGCTGATGCTCAAGGATTTGCGTCTGGCGATGGAGGCTGCACAAAGCGCCGGTGCTCAGGTCCCTATGGGCGAAAAAGCCGTCGCGCTTTATGAGCAATATGCAGAAGGCGAAGAGCAGGGCGGCATGGACTTTTCCGGCATCATCAAGATGCTTGATAAAGGCTGA
- a CDS encoding CpaF family protein: protein MSAFGKKNGLGGGRPSFGVAKPMSGGGSKPADPEELDKSGGGDQFPSIDAVPLPGEESEAAKGPDQGDAMSRLAERSNPLPEEGDKDEGFGASVHKIKEQVLPRLLERVDPEAAATLNKEELTEEFRPIIMEVLTELKLTLNRREQFALEKVLVDELLGFGPLEELLQNPDISDIMVNGPEQTYIEIKGKLEIAPIKFRDEEHLFQIAQRIVNQVGRRVDQTTPLADARLADGSRVNVIVPPLSLKGTAISIRKFSEKPITLDMMQGFGSMSTAMCTALKIAGACRFNVVISGGTGSGKTTMLNAMSKMIDPGERVLTIEDAAELRLQQPHWLPLETRPPNLEGEGAITIGDLVKNALRMRPDRIILGEIRGAECFDLLAAMNTGHDGSMCTLHANSPRECLGRMENMILMGDIKIPKEAISRQIAESVDLIVQVKRLRDGSRRTTNITEVIGMEGDVIVTQELFKYQYLDEDADGKIIGEYQSSGLRPYTLEKARQYGFEQPLLEACL, encoded by the coding sequence ATGAGCGCATTTGGTAAGAAAAATGGATTGGGTGGCGGCAGACCGTCATTTGGCGTCGCGAAACCAATGTCAGGCGGCGGGAGCAAACCGGCTGATCCTGAAGAGCTCGACAAATCCGGCGGTGGTGATCAATTTCCATCCATAGATGCCGTGCCGCTGCCCGGTGAAGAAAGTGAAGCCGCCAAAGGACCGGATCAAGGCGACGCCATGTCGCGTCTTGCCGAGCGTTCCAATCCTTTGCCTGAAGAAGGTGACAAGGATGAAGGCTTTGGCGCATCCGTCCATAAAATTAAAGAACAGGTGCTTCCGCGCTTGCTGGAACGGGTTGATCCCGAAGCTGCAGCCACGCTCAACAAGGAAGAGCTGACCGAAGAATTCCGTCCGATCATCATGGAAGTGTTGACCGAACTAAAACTAACGCTGAACCGACGCGAGCAATTCGCGCTTGAGAAAGTGCTGGTTGACGAGCTTCTCGGCTTTGGTCCACTTGAAGAATTGCTCCAAAATCCGGATATTTCGGATATCATGGTGAACGGCCCTGAACAGACCTATATCGAGATTAAGGGTAAGCTGGAGATCGCGCCGATTAAGTTTCGCGATGAAGAACATCTTTTCCAGATCGCCCAGCGGATTGTGAACCAGGTCGGCCGGCGTGTCGACCAAACCACGCCGCTTGCCGATGCGCGTCTTGCCGATGGTTCTCGTGTGAACGTCATCGTACCGCCATTGAGCCTTAAAGGCACAGCGATCTCCATTCGTAAATTTTCTGAAAAGCCTATTACCCTCGACATGATGCAGGGCTTCGGCTCGATGTCGACGGCCATGTGTACAGCGCTGAAAATCGCTGGTGCTTGCCGGTTCAACGTGGTGATTTCAGGTGGTACGGGTTCTGGTAAAACGACCATGCTCAACGCCATGTCGAAAATGATCGATCCCGGCGAGCGCGTGCTGACCATCGAGGATGCCGCCGAGCTTCGCTTGCAGCAACCGCACTGGTTGCCGCTCGAAACCCGTCCACCAAACCTTGAGGGCGAAGGGGCTATCACCATCGGCGATCTCGTGAAAAACGCCCTGCGTATGCGTCCTGACCGGATCATCCTGGGTGAGATTCGTGGCGCGGAATGTTTCGATCTTCTCGCTGCCATGAACACGGGCCATGATGGCTCCATGTGTACGCTTCACGCCAACTCTCCGCGCGAGTGTCTTGGCCGTATGGAGAACATGATCTTGATGGGTGACATCAAGATCCCGAAAGAAGCTATTTCACGCCAAATTGCAGAATCCGTTGACCTGATTGTGCAGGTGAAACGTCTGCGCGATGGTTCGCGTCGGACGACCAACATCACCGAGGTGATCGGGATGGAAGGTGACGTGATCGTGACGCAGGAATTGTTCAAATATCAGTATCTCGACGAGGATGCCGACGGCAAGATTATCGGTGAATATCAATCATCCGGCCTGCGTCCCTATACGCTTGAAAAAGCGCGTCAGTACGGGTTTGAGCAGCCCCTGCTTGAGGCTTGCCTCTAG
- a CDS encoding DMT family transporter — protein MQADKNIGKTVAGSGILLALIAFSGFPIGDAFIKSMAGDWPAPAVAALRFTIGAIALAAILFWREGRAGFQISRPWLHAARGMTLAVGTITFFSAIYIMPLADAVAISFVNPILTALFSGWFLKEKMRPATWIATIVAFGGVLIMLRPNVAAFGWVAILPLFSAVAMAAMLILNRMVSSQRSIFAAQFYIAFWAAIFLSIASGIGHFVLPVMHIPGAPDWDVILRCAIVAVTATSCHFLLYMATMRTTAAAIAPIVYIQLIIASLISVFIFGDAIDPLALVGGGLILLSGLFLWRSERKATTVLEA, from the coding sequence TTGCAGGCAGATAAAAATATTGGCAAGACGGTTGCGGGTAGCGGTATCCTATTGGCACTGATTGCTTTTTCTGGTTTTCCCATCGGCGATGCCTTTATCAAATCGATGGCTGGTGATTGGCCCGCACCTGCGGTCGCGGCGTTGCGTTTCACTATTGGTGCTATCGCTCTGGCTGCCATTCTCTTTTGGCGAGAGGGTAGGGCTGGTTTTCAGATTAGCCGGCCATGGTTGCATGCCGCCCGAGGAATGACCTTGGCGGTCGGAACAATTACTTTCTTTTCAGCTATTTATATCATGCCTTTGGCCGACGCTGTGGCCATATCCTTCGTTAACCCGATATTGACCGCTTTGTTTTCCGGTTGGTTTTTGAAAGAGAAGATGCGTCCGGCAACTTGGATAGCGACCATCGTTGCTTTTGGCGGTGTTTTGATCATGTTGCGCCCCAACGTGGCGGCTTTTGGTTGGGTTGCGATCTTACCGCTATTCTCGGCCGTGGCGATGGCCGCCATGTTAATCCTTAACCGCATGGTATCCAGCCAGCGTTCGATATTCGCAGCACAGTTTTACATCGCTTTCTGGGCCGCCATTTTTTTGTCGATTGCATCTGGTATTGGACATTTCGTTTTACCAGTCATGCATATTCCCGGTGCGCCTGATTGGGATGTCATTTTGCGCTGTGCGATTGTGGCGGTAACAGCGACCAGCTGTCATTTTTTGCTGTATATGGCGACGATGCGGACGACAGCGGCGGCGATTGCACCGATTGTCTATATTCAGCTCATCATCGCGTCTTTGATCAGCGTGTTTATATTCGGTGATGCGATTGACCCACTCGCCCTGGTGGGTGGCGGGTTGATCCTGCTAAGCGGGTTGTTCCTGTGGCGCAGTGAGCGCAAAGCCACGACGGTATTGGAAGCTTAG
- a CDS encoding ATP synthase F1 subunit epsilon yields MANLHFELVTPEKLVRSDDVYMVVVPGTEGDFGVLEGHAPFMSTVRDAELTVYASEGAEAEIITVQGGFAEVNEKGLTVLAEAVS; encoded by the coding sequence ATGGCAAATCTACATTTCGAACTCGTAACCCCTGAAAAGCTCGTCCGGTCGGATGATGTTTATATGGTTGTGGTGCCCGGCACAGAAGGCGACTTTGGCGTGTTGGAAGGTCATGCGCCGTTTATGTCCACCGTTCGTGATGCGGAGCTGACCGTCTACGCCAGCGAAGGCGCTGAGGCAGAAATCATTACTGTTCAGGGTGGTTTTGCCGAAGTGAATGAAAAAGGCCTGACCGTATTGGCCGAGGCCGTTTCCTAA
- the atpD gene encoding F0F1 ATP synthase subunit beta, whose product MAKTNNVGRISQVIGAVVDVTFDTDIPAILSALETDNNGNRLVLEVAQHLGENTVRTIAMDATEGLTRGQEVTDTGSQIMMPVGPETLGRIMNVVGEPIDELGPIGAKSTAPIHAEAPAFVDQSTDSEILVTGIKVVDLLAPYAKGGKIGLFGGAGVGKTVLIQELINNIAKGHGGTSVFAGVGERTREGNDLYHEFLDANVIAKGEDGNAISEGSKVALVYGQMNEPPGARARVALSGLTIAEYFRDQEGQDVLFFVDNIFRFTQAGSEVSALLGRIPSAVGYQPTLSTDMGALQERITSTNKGSITSVQAIYVPADDLTDPAPATSFAHLDATTVLNRAISELGIYPAVDPLDSTSRVLEPRVVGQEHYDTARAVQETLQKYKSLQDIIAILGMDELSEEDKLVVARARKIQKFLSQPFHVAEVFTGIKGKFVDLEDTIKSFKAVVDGEYDHLPENAFYMVGGIEEALEKGKKLAAEAA is encoded by the coding sequence ATGGCAAAAACCAACAATGTAGGCCGCATTTCACAGGTTATCGGCGCTGTCGTCGACGTAACCTTTGATACGGACATTCCGGCAATTTTGTCGGCTCTTGAAACCGACAATAACGGTAACCGGCTGGTGCTTGAGGTTGCTCAGCATCTCGGCGAGAACACGGTTCGTACCATCGCAATGGATGCAACTGAAGGTTTGACCCGTGGTCAGGAAGTTACCGACACTGGATCACAGATCATGATGCCGGTTGGCCCAGAAACATTGGGACGCATCATGAACGTTGTGGGCGAGCCGATTGATGAGCTTGGCCCGATTGGCGCAAAAAGCACTGCACCAATCCACGCAGAAGCGCCTGCTTTTGTGGATCAGTCCACCGACAGTGAAATTCTCGTCACCGGTATTAAGGTTGTTGATTTGCTCGCGCCATATGCAAAGGGCGGTAAAATTGGTCTGTTCGGCGGTGCCGGCGTGGGCAAGACCGTGCTTATTCAGGAACTGATCAACAACATCGCAAAAGGTCATGGCGGTACATCCGTTTTCGCCGGTGTTGGTGAACGTACCCGCGAAGGTAATGACCTTTATCACGAATTTCTCGACGCGAACGTTATCGCCAAGGGCGAAGATGGCAACGCAATCTCTGAGGGTTCCAAAGTGGCCCTCGTCTACGGCCAGATGAACGAGCCTCCAGGCGCGCGTGCCCGCGTGGCTCTGTCCGGTCTGACCATCGCGGAATATTTCCGTGATCAGGAAGGCCAGGACGTATTGTTCTTCGTCGATAACATCTTCCGCTTCACGCAGGCCGGTTCAGAAGTGTCCGCGCTGCTTGGCCGTATTCCTTCCGCTGTGGGCTATCAGCCAACCCTGTCCACCGACATGGGCGCGTTGCAGGAGCGGATTACGTCCACCAACAAAGGGTCGATTACATCGGTTCAGGCCATTTATGTTCCTGCCGATGACTTGACCGATCCGGCACCGGCAACGTCTTTTGCCCACTTGGACGCAACCACCGTTTTGAACCGCGCGATTTCTGAGCTGGGTATCTACCCCGCTGTTGACCCGCTCGATTCAACGTCTCGTGTTCTGGAACCACGCGTTGTGGGTCAGGAACATTATGATACGGCCCGTGCTGTTCAGGAAACCCTACAGAAATATAAGTCGCTACAGGATATTATCGCCATTCTTGGCATGGACGAGCTATCGGAAGAGGATAAGCTGGTCGTTGCTCGCGCGCGGAAAATTCAGAAATTCCTGTCACAGCCTTTCCACGTTGCGGAAGTCTTTACTGGCATCAAAGGGAAATTTGTTGATCTGGAAGACACGATCAAGTCGTTCAAAGCAGTTGTTGATGGTGAATATGATCATCTTCCTGAAAATGCCTTCTACATGGTCGGCGGCATTGAAGAAGCGCTTGAAAAAGGCAAGAAACTGGCAGCAGAAGCGGCCTAA
- a CDS encoding F0F1 ATP synthase subunit gamma, producing the protein MASLKELKDRIGSVKSTQKITKAKKMVAAAKLRRAQMAAEAARPYATEMAKVMASLAGKVTVDENSPKLLAGTGKDQVHLLVVATSDRGLCGAFNANIVKEARLAAEKLVNEGKDVLFYMVGRKGLPVIKRVYEDKIVKHFDTSNVKAPGFEEAKAIAEDLTEMVEDGKFDVAHLFYSRFKSALVQEPTQQQIIPVAIETAEGAGSDAAVEYEPDEEEILTELLPRNLTTQIFGALLENNAGEQGASMTAMENATRNAGDLIDSLTIEYNRSRQAAITTELIEIIAGAEAL; encoded by the coding sequence ATGGCTAGTTTGAAAGAACTCAAAGACAGGATCGGGTCAGTTAAATCGACTCAGAAGATCACCAAGGCCAAAAAGATGGTGGCTGCAGCCAAATTGCGCCGAGCGCAAATGGCAGCAGAGGCTGCACGTCCTTATGCCACGGAAATGGCAAAGGTTATGGCCAGCCTGGCTGGAAAAGTAACGGTGGATGAAAATTCACCTAAATTACTCGCCGGTACGGGCAAGGATCAGGTACACCTCCTGGTTGTCGCCACCTCTGATCGCGGGCTTTGCGGCGCGTTTAACGCAAATATCGTCAAAGAAGCCCGTCTGGCGGCGGAAAAGCTGGTCAACGAAGGTAAAGACGTACTGTTTTACATGGTTGGCCGCAAAGGCTTGCCGGTGATCAAGCGCGTTTATGAAGACAAGATCGTCAAACATTTCGATACGAGCAATGTCAAAGCGCCAGGTTTTGAAGAAGCCAAAGCTATTGCAGAGGACCTCACTGAAATGGTCGAAGATGGTAAATTTGATGTCGCGCATCTCTTCTATTCCAGGTTCAAATCCGCTCTGGTGCAAGAACCAACACAGCAACAGATTATTCCTGTTGCTATCGAAACCGCTGAAGGTGCAGGTTCCGATGCTGCGGTAGAATATGAACCGGATGAGGAAGAAATTCTCACCGAATTGCTTCCGCGCAACCTGACAACCCAGATTTTCGGTGCATTGCTGGAAAATAACGCCGGAGAACAAGGTGCATCGATGACAGCGATGGAAAACGCAACCCGTAACGCTGGCGATCTGATCGATAGCCTGACCATCGAATATAACCGCAGCCGTCAGGCCGCAATTACCACCGAATTGATTGAAATTATCGCTGGCGCTGAAGCGCTCTAA
- the atpA gene encoding F0F1 ATP synthase subunit alpha, translated as MDIRAAEISKVIKDQIANFGNEAQVSEVGSVLAVGDGIARIHGLDQVQAGEMVEFSNGTQGMALNLEADNVGVVIFGSDADIKEGDVVKRTGTIVDVPIGKELLGRVVDGLGNPIDGKGPIKTTQRSRVEVKAPGIIPRKSVHEPVQTGLKALDALVPVGRGQRELIIGDRQTGKTAVAIDTFINQKTVNAGDDEGKKLYCIYVAVGQKRSTVAQIVRQLEENGAMEYSIVVAASASEPAPLQYLAPYTGVTMGEYFRDNGMHACIVYDDLSKQAVAYRQMSLLLRRPPGREAYPGDVFYLHSRLLERAAKMNEDNGSGSLTALPIIETQAGDVSAYIPTNVISITDGQIFLETDLFNQGIRPAINVGLSVSRVGSAAQTKAMKKVSGSIKLDLAQYREMAAFAQFGSDLDASTQKLLNRGERLTQLLKQAQFSPLAFEEQVTSIYAGTNGHLDDVAVTDVVRYEEAMLAHMRSDHSDLLKTIRESGDLSDDSKKAMEEALVAFGKSFA; from the coding sequence ATGGATATTCGCGCAGCAGAAATTTCAAAGGTCATCAAGGACCAGATCGCCAATTTTGGCAACGAAGCCCAAGTTTCCGAAGTCGGATCCGTTTTGGCTGTTGGTGACGGCATTGCCCGTATTCACGGTCTTGATCAAGTGCAAGCTGGTGAGATGGTTGAATTCTCAAACGGTACGCAGGGTATGGCGCTGAACCTCGAAGCCGACAATGTCGGTGTCGTGATCTTTGGTTCGGATGCCGATATTAAAGAAGGCGACGTTGTTAAACGGACGGGCACGATTGTGGACGTTCCCATCGGCAAAGAACTGCTCGGACGTGTTGTCGACGGTCTTGGCAATCCCATCGACGGCAAGGGCCCAATCAAAACCACGCAGCGTAGCCGCGTTGAAGTCAAAGCGCCGGGCATTATTCCGCGTAAATCGGTTCATGAGCCTGTTCAGACCGGTCTTAAAGCGCTCGATGCTTTGGTCCCAGTCGGTCGCGGCCAGCGCGAATTGATCATTGGTGACCGCCAAACCGGTAAGACCGCTGTCGCCATCGATACCTTCATCAACCAGAAGACGGTCAATGCCGGTGATGACGAAGGCAAGAAACTCTATTGCATCTATGTTGCTGTGGGCCAGAAGCGCTCCACCGTTGCGCAGATCGTACGTCAGCTCGAAGAAAACGGCGCGATGGAATATTCGATCGTTGTGGCCGCTTCCGCTTCCGAACCCGCTCCGCTGCAATATCTCGCACCTTATACTGGTGTGACAATGGGCGAATATTTCCGCGACAACGGCATGCACGCTTGTATCGTTTATGACGATCTCTCGAAACAGGCTGTGGCTTATCGTCAGATGTCCTTGTTGCTGCGTCGTCCTCCGGGCCGCGAAGCTTATCCTGGTGACGTTTTCTATCTTCACTCACGTTTGCTCGAACGTGCCGCGAAGATGAATGAAGATAACGGTTCTGGTTCACTGACCGCATTGCCGATCATTGAAACGCAGGCTGGTGACGTTTCCGCTTATATTCCAACCAACGTGATTTCGATTACCGATGGTCAGATCTTCCTCGAAACCGACCTGTTCAACCAAGGCATCCGTCCTGCGATTAACGTGGGTCTGTCAGTTTCCCGTGTGGGTTCTGCCGCACAAACGAAAGCGATGAAAAAGGTTTCCGGTTCGATTAAACTCGATCTCGCGCAATATCGCGAAATGGCAGCCTTTGCCCAGTTCGGTTCCGATCTGGATGCCTCCACTCAGAAATTGCTGAATCGCGGTGAACGTTTGACGCAGCTTTTGAAACAGGCACAATTTTCTCCGCTGGCTTTTGAGGAGCAAGTGACTTCGATCTATGCTGGCACCAATGGCCATCTCGACGATGTCGCGGTAACCGATGTTGTGCGCTATGAAGAAGCAATGCTTGCTCATATGCGTTCTGACCATAGCGATTTGTTGAAAACTATCCGTGAAAGTGGCGACCTTTCCGATGACAGCAAGAAAGCAATGGAAGAAGCTCTCGTCGCCTTTGGTAAGAGCTTCGCTTAA
- a CDS encoding F0F1 ATP synthase subunit delta: MENSSGIRASLAGRYATALFALATENKAIDKVEVSLASLHKAMSESDDLKALISSPVLSRGDAGKAVAGIAKKMKLDDLTTNVLGVLAANRRLDQIPSVIRAFSTLASNHRGEITAEVTSAHPLDDVQIDALKAQLKKRVGSDVSVSTSVDPSILGGLVVKIGSQMIDNSIKTRLNTLSQAMKG, encoded by the coding sequence GTGGAGAATTCCAGCGGCATTAGGGCGAGTTTAGCGGGGCGTTACGCCACCGCGCTCTTCGCTTTGGCCACCGAAAATAAAGCCATCGATAAAGTGGAAGTAAGCCTCGCTTCGCTGCACAAAGCGATGAGCGAATCGGACGACCTGAAAGCACTGATCAGCAGTCCAGTGTTATCTCGCGGCGATGCGGGCAAAGCTGTTGCTGGTATTGCTAAGAAAATGAAACTGGACGATCTGACTACTAATGTACTTGGTGTTCTGGCGGCCAATCGCCGTCTCGATCAGATACCATCGGTCATTCGCGCCTTCTCTACCTTGGCCTCCAACCATCGCGGTGAGATTACCGCTGAAGTGACCTCCGCTCATCCGCTGGATGATGTACAGATTGACGCGCTTAAGGCGCAGCTTAAAAAACGTGTGGGAAGCGATGTATCGGTTTCCACCTCCGTCGATCCGTCCATCCTGGGCGGTCTGGTCGTCAAAATTGGCAGCCAAATGATCGACAACTCAATTAAAACCCGTTTGAACACGCTTTCCCAAGCCATGAAAGGCTAA
- the ada gene encoding bifunctional DNA-binding transcriptional regulator/O6-methylguanine-DNA methyltransferase Ada, giving the protein MSKHESLIDDNRAWQAVADRDRSFDGKFVTGVLTTGIYCRPSCAARHPKRENVRFFAKPEQAEAAGLRACLRCLPKDVARDDAAVKAVIDAIRMAETTPTLDELGVMTSYSPTHLQRIFKREMGLSPAAYARALRSERAKEALDGGASVTEAIYDAGYGSASRFYADNGKRLGMKASAWKNGGAGVSIQWTNVETSLGTMMVAATDKGVCCLSFNEGEEQLNARFPNADLQPGDDAFQALVSQVTASVEKPGDFSHIPLDVQGTAFQEAVWQELQKIPLGETRSYADIAVAIGKPKAVRAVGSANGANNVAVLIPCHRVVRSDGSMGGYAYGLEIKERLLEKETTK; this is encoded by the coding sequence ATGAGCAAGCACGAATCCTTGATTGATGATAATAGAGCCTGGCAAGCGGTGGCGGATCGCGACCGGTCTTTTGACGGTAAATTTGTAACCGGCGTGCTGACTACTGGTATTTATTGCCGCCCCTCCTGCGCCGCGCGCCATCCGAAGAGAGAAAATGTGCGCTTTTTTGCCAAGCCAGAGCAAGCAGAAGCTGCAGGATTAAGGGCTTGTTTGCGTTGTTTGCCAAAGGATGTCGCACGCGATGATGCGGCCGTCAAAGCGGTGATTGATGCCATCCGCATGGCGGAAACAACGCCGACATTGGATGAATTGGGTGTGATGACCAGCTATTCGCCAACCCATTTACAGCGGATATTTAAACGCGAGATGGGTCTGTCTCCGGCGGCTTATGCGCGGGCGTTGCGATCCGAACGAGCAAAGGAAGCCTTAGACGGCGGTGCATCGGTGACAGAGGCTATATATGACGCGGGCTATGGTTCCGCTTCTCGTTTTTACGCAGACAATGGAAAGAGGTTAGGCATGAAAGCCAGTGCTTGGAAAAATGGTGGTGCAGGGGTTTCGATCCAATGGACCAATGTCGAAACATCGCTGGGTACCATGATGGTCGCGGCCACAGATAAAGGCGTTTGCTGTCTGTCTTTTAACGAAGGCGAAGAACAATTAAACGCACGCTTCCCCAACGCTGACTTGCAGCCGGGTGATGACGCGTTTCAGGCTTTGGTTAGCCAAGTCACCGCCTCTGTCGAGAAGCCCGGCGACTTCAGCCATATACCGCTGGATGTTCAAGGCACTGCGTTTCAGGAGGCGGTGTGGCAAGAGCTTCAGAAAATCCCGCTCGGCGAAACCCGGAGCTATGCCGACATCGCGGTGGCGATTGGTAAACCCAAGGCGGTAAGGGCAGTGGGCAGCGCTAATGGCGCCAATAATGTTGCAGTTTTGATACCGTGCCACCGCGTGGTGCGCAGCGATGGTAGCATGGGCGGTTATGCCTATGGCTTAGAAATCAAAGAGCGTTTGCTCGAAAAGGAAACCACGAAATGA
- a CDS encoding isocitrate lyase/PEP mutase family protein gives MTGRIQQFTELHQPGQPLVLYNIWDAGSAQATVRAGAKAVATGSLSVAGAQGFDDGEKLPFDFALTNARHIVSAVDVPVTVDLETGYGDSAAAVGANAQQMKDVGVAGLNLEDQDFSAGGLRDVSAQADRIKVAADTGLFINARTDLFIQTPIPDHDGALAQKALERCQAYADAGAGSFFVPFAISEKLIGDICAKAKLPINVMMMPDSPSTLRLAELGVARISYGPGPWMAAMSAFEAEALKIFES, from the coding sequence ATGACGGGCAGGATCCAACAGTTTACTGAACTTCATCAACCGGGACAGCCATTGGTGCTGTATAATATCTGGGACGCAGGCAGCGCCCAAGCCACTGTTCGTGCAGGTGCTAAGGCCGTGGCCACGGGCAGTTTGTCGGTGGCAGGAGCGCAAGGCTTCGACGATGGTGAGAAGTTGCCCTTTGATTTTGCACTGACCAATGCCAGACATATCGTTTCAGCCGTCGATGTGCCGGTCACTGTCGATCTGGAGACCGGTTATGGTGATAGTGCCGCAGCCGTGGGCGCGAATGCGCAGCAAATGAAAGACGTCGGCGTCGCCGGCCTGAATCTCGAAGATCAAGATTTTTCGGCAGGCGGGTTGCGTGATGTTTCGGCACAGGCGGATCGCATCAAGGTGGCGGCTGACACGGGACTGTTTATCAACGCCAGAACCGATCTATTCATCCAGACGCCAATACCCGACCATGATGGTGCGCTTGCGCAAAAGGCACTGGAGCGGTGTCAGGCCTATGCCGATGCAGGAGCAGGCAGCTTTTTCGTCCCCTTCGCGATCAGTGAAAAGCTGATTGGTGATATATGCGCGAAAGCGAAATTGCCGATCAACGTCATGATGATGCCGGATAGCCCGTCAACATTGCGACTGGCCGAACTGGGTGTTGCTCGCATTAGCTATGGTCCCGGCCCCTGGATGGCGGCCATGTCAGCCTTCGAGGCAGAGGCACTCAAAATATTCGAAAGTTAA